In Nicotiana tabacum cultivar K326 chromosome 21, ASM71507v2, whole genome shotgun sequence, one DNA window encodes the following:
- the LOC107776497 gene encoding F-box/kelch-repeat protein At3g23880-like, which yields MPNYFPHDVIIDILTRLSVKSLLRFKSVCKLWHSLIEDGQFIKQHYETRKSDKNCEKYFMVSTRITLAKGFYYYTMDPPLQHDSSVSLVDPPIATNHEWRSCGITYHSSNGMLLLIYPNDTIILWNPAIRESRKIRCPVLRPQFPGIYNFCYFPSIDGYKIFRLGRKSDSDYDKEVHVFSTKDNSWKSIGRFPPNYLFAGDVVISHGIVYILARKDLINGRSDIIIVRFCLEKEQFQEELLCPYPFDWTDSTTHLFALEENLSLTDCDRMQNYEVWHYMKTNGLSYSWSKIFAIKLTWVPSLLIPVSFMKDGDMLFLRKDSEFVVYNSRIHKFEEVNVAGIEKRLYFRRVVTYVETLFSPNS from the coding sequence TTATGGCATTCTCTAATTGAAGATGGTCAATTCATAAAGCAGCATTATGAAACTCGCAAAAGTGACAAAAATTGTGAAAAGTACTTTATGGTTTCTACTAGAATAACGTTGGCTAAAGGCTTCTACTACTACACGATGGATCCCCCACTTCAACATGATTCCAGTGTCTCTCTTGTTGATCCTCCAATTGCAACCAATCATGAGTGGCGATCATGTGGAATAACTTATCACTCATCTAATGGTATGCTTCTTCTAATTTACCCTAATGACACAATCATTCTTTGGAATCCGGCCATTAGAGAATCAAGAAAAATCCGTTGTCCAGTTCTTAGGCCGCAATTCCCTGGTATTTATAATTTTTGCTACTTTCCTTCTATCGACGGTTACAAAATATTTAGACTAGGACGTAAATCTGATTCCGATTATGACAAGGAGGTTCATGTATTTTCAACAAAAGATAACTCGTGGAAATCGATAGGTCGGTTTCCTCCAAATTATTTATTTGCTGGGGACGTCGTTATATCACATGGGATTGTTTATATATTGGCGAGGAAGGATTTAATTAATGGTCGTAGTGACATTATTATAGTACGTTTTTGTTTAGAGAAGGAACAATTTCAGGAGGAATTATTGTGTCCATATCCATTTGACTGGACAGACAGTACTACACATTTGTTTGCTCTAGAGGAAAACCTTAGTTTGACTGATTGTGACCGAATGCAAAATTATGAAGTTTGGCACTATATGAAAACGAATGGATTAAGCTATTCATGGAGTAAGATATTCGCAATTAAATTAACTTGGGTTCCTTCGTTGTTGATTCCTGTGAGCTTTATGAAGGATGGAGACATGTTGTTTCTGAGGAAAGACTCCGAATTCGTGGTTTACAATTCAAGAATACATAAATTCGAAGAAGTTAATGTTGCTGGGATTGAAAAACGACTTTACTTCAGAAGGGTTGTAACATATGTGGAAACTTTGTTCTCTCCTAATTCCTAA